A single genomic interval of Mucilaginibacter robiniae harbors:
- a CDS encoding Trm112 family protein yields MRLKTIEKLCCPFDKNDLSLQILAKDTEQNILEGILSCTQCLRKYPIVYGVPIMSPDEYRQIKLEQPVLERWKLEYGITDTQLLPSH; encoded by the coding sequence ATGCGATTAAAAACCATTGAAAAACTTTGCTGCCCATTTGATAAAAATGATCTGAGTTTACAGATACTGGCTAAAGATACTGAGCAAAATATTTTGGAAGGCATATTAAGCTGTACCCAGTGCCTGCGTAAATACCCTATTGTGTATGGAGTGCCTATTATGTCGCCGGATGAATACCGGCAAATTAAACTGGAACAACCTGTTCTGGAAAGATGGAAGCTGGAATATGGTATTACCGATACTCAGTTGCTGCCCAGCCATTGA
- a CDS encoding glycosyl transferase family 90, with product MFFQNIVLAIRKNKLLYYAKNFLQQRIPAMGYEKAVQKKQAVIQLYDEAYITDRVNYYNKLNQFMLLGKQAVALREIWKIKSPKAYRFDTMAYTRYFNPSLKANFTFGDVITTPTIPTLQKSRPVASNNQNAILLKLDKKRHFFFIHDRKTFVEKKNMMIGRASVVQPHRIRFMEMYYNHPLCDLGQVNREGGNAEWLKPKISITAHLDYKFILSLEGHDVATNLKWIMSSNSIAVMPKPKYETWFMEGRLIGNHHYIQIKDDYSDLEERLQYYLNHPNEAEAIIVNAHQYIEQFFNTTQEDLISLLVLQKYFKLTGQVE from the coding sequence ATGTTTTTTCAAAACATCGTATTAGCTATCAGGAAAAACAAGCTGCTGTATTATGCTAAAAACTTTTTACAGCAGCGCATTCCAGCTATGGGGTACGAAAAAGCTGTGCAAAAAAAGCAAGCAGTCATTCAGCTTTACGATGAAGCGTATATAACTGACCGCGTTAACTACTATAACAAGCTAAACCAGTTTATGCTGCTGGGTAAACAGGCTGTTGCTTTGCGTGAAATATGGAAGATTAAAAGTCCCAAAGCGTACCGTTTTGATACAATGGCATATACGCGTTACTTCAATCCAAGCCTTAAAGCGAACTTTACTTTTGGTGATGTAATTACCACACCTACTATACCTACGTTGCAAAAGAGCAGACCCGTTGCAAGTAATAACCAGAATGCAATTTTGTTAAAGCTGGATAAAAAGCGACACTTCTTTTTCATACATGATCGTAAAACTTTTGTAGAAAAGAAAAACATGATGATTGGTCGGGCTTCGGTGGTGCAACCACACCGGATTAGGTTTATGGAGATGTACTATAATCATCCGTTGTGCGATTTGGGGCAGGTAAACCGCGAAGGAGGGAATGCAGAATGGCTGAAACCTAAAATCTCTATTACTGCACACTTAGATTACAAGTTTATTTTAAGTTTGGAAGGACATGATGTAGCCACTAACCTGAAATGGATTATGTCGTCTAATTCCATTGCCGTAATGCCTAAACCTAAGTACGAAACCTGGTTTATGGAAGGAAGGCTGATCGGCAATCATCATTATATCCAGATTAAAGATGATTATTCAGATTTGGAGGAACGATTACAATATTATTTAAATCACCCGAATGAAGCTGAAGCTATTATAGTAAATGCACATCAGTATATAGAGCAGTTTTTCAATACCACACAGGAGGATTTAATTTCACTGCTAGTATTACAAAAGTATTTTAAGCTTACCGGACAAGTGGAATAA
- a CDS encoding MFS transporter encodes MIPASVHDQKPAIRNHIKSVIGGSIGNLVEWYDWYVYSVFALYFAGTFFPKEDETAQLLNTAGIFAIGFLMRPVGGWLMGTYADRKGRKAALTLSVFMMSGGSLLITLVPGYNHIGIAAPVILVLARMLQGLSIGGEYGTAATYLSEIAPPNRRGLYSSFQYVTSIMGQLVALGILLVLQRWLLTPQQLADWGWRIPFGLGAVLALSAIYLRRSMIETESFTHETVAEQARGTLRELRKYKREVAIIIGFTIGLTVSFYTLTTYVQKFLVNTAGFSKNESTLITIVSLLVFMLAQPLAGLLGDYIGRKRLMIIYGVLALVTTFPILNTLSHTHQVWIATILIIAALLILSLSTSISAIIKAELFPVNVRSLGVSFPYALAVALFGGTAEYVALWFKKLEYSSGFYWYITGCIAVSLLVSIIMPNTEKHSKMQE; translated from the coding sequence ATGATTCCTGCTTCTGTACACGATCAAAAACCAGCTATCCGCAACCACATTAAATCGGTAATAGGAGGATCTATAGGTAATTTGGTAGAATGGTATGATTGGTACGTGTACTCGGTATTTGCCTTATATTTTGCTGGTACATTTTTTCCGAAGGAAGATGAAACGGCACAACTGCTTAATACAGCCGGCATTTTTGCCATTGGTTTTTTAATGCGACCGGTAGGTGGCTGGCTGATGGGTACTTATGCTGATCGTAAAGGGCGTAAGGCTGCTCTTACTCTATCTGTATTCATGATGAGTGGAGGCTCGTTGCTGATTACACTAGTGCCTGGATATAACCATATTGGTATTGCTGCACCTGTTATTTTAGTACTGGCCCGTATGCTGCAAGGTTTAAGTATAGGGGGAGAATATGGTACAGCCGCTACCTATTTGAGCGAAATAGCGCCACCCAACCGACGCGGACTGTACTCCAGTTTTCAATACGTTACTTCTATCATGGGGCAGTTGGTAGCTTTGGGTATTTTACTGGTGTTACAACGCTGGCTACTTACCCCGCAGCAGCTTGCCGATTGGGGCTGGCGTATTCCGTTTGGGCTGGGAGCAGTGCTGGCTTTATCAGCAATTTACCTGCGGCGTAGTATGATAGAAACAGAATCTTTTACTCACGAAACGGTAGCCGAACAAGCGCGAGGTACCCTTCGCGAGTTGCGGAAATACAAGCGTGAGGTAGCTATTATCATCGGCTTTACTATCGGGCTAACAGTTTCTTTTTATACCCTGACTACTTACGTGCAAAAGTTCTTGGTAAATACGGCCGGTTTTAGTAAAAATGAATCAACTCTAATCACTATAGTGAGCTTGTTAGTTTTTATGCTAGCTCAGCCACTGGCCGGTTTGCTGGGTGATTATATAGGTCGTAAACGCCTCATGATTATTTATGGTGTGCTGGCTCTGGTTACCACATTTCCTATTCTGAATACGTTAAGCCATACCCATCAGGTCTGGATAGCTACTATACTCATTATAGCTGCACTTTTAATATTAAGCCTGAGTACCTCTATATCGGCTATTATCAAAGCTGAGCTGTTTCCGGTTAACGTACGTTCATTAGGTGTTAGTTTCCCGTATGCGCTGGCAGTAGCCTTGTTTGGTGGTACTGCCGAATATGTGGCTTTATGGTTTAAAAAACTGGAATACAGCTCCGGGTTTTACTGGTATATAACAGGTTGTATTGCGGTGTCATTGCTGGTAAGTATCATAATGCCGAATACCGAAAAGCACTCAAAAATGCAGGAGTAG
- a CDS encoding bifunctional helix-turn-helix transcriptional regulator/GNAT family N-acetyltransferase — translation MSFFEKVGKVAIGSRLRMLTETITEDAAQIYKLYNIEMQPKWFPVFYALSQGEEKTITTIAKEIRHSHPSVSKIVGEMVKQQLIIEKKDIADGRRNLVCLSEKGLAITEKIQNQYTDVNNAVEEVSAQATHNLWKAIEEWEFLLEQKSLLQRVKEQQKQRESQHVQIVNYEPRYAQAFKSLNEEWISQYFKMEAADYKALDNPESYILQPGGYIFVALYHDEPVGVCALLKMDDPTYDFELVKMAVSPKAQGKNIGWLLGQAALSKARVLGATKIYLESNTILKPAISLYHKLGFQKVVGHATPYERCNIQMAVSLT, via the coding sequence ATGTCTTTTTTCGAGAAAGTAGGTAAGGTAGCTATAGGTAGCCGATTAAGAATGCTGACTGAAACCATCACAGAAGATGCTGCTCAGATTTATAAACTTTATAACATTGAAATGCAGCCCAAATGGTTTCCGGTTTTTTATGCACTGTCGCAAGGAGAAGAAAAAACCATTACTACTATTGCCAAAGAAATAAGGCACTCCCACCCTTCGGTAAGTAAAATTGTAGGCGAAATGGTGAAACAACAATTAATTATAGAAAAGAAAGACATTGCCGATGGCCGGCGTAATCTGGTTTGTTTATCGGAAAAGGGCTTGGCAATTACCGAAAAAATCCAAAACCAGTATACTGATGTAAATAATGCCGTAGAAGAAGTTTCGGCACAGGCTACCCATAACTTGTGGAAGGCTATTGAAGAGTGGGAATTTTTATTGGAACAGAAAAGCTTATTACAGCGGGTAAAAGAACAGCAAAAGCAGCGCGAAAGCCAGCACGTTCAAATTGTAAACTATGAGCCTCGCTATGCACAGGCTTTTAAAAGTTTAAATGAAGAATGGATATCTCAATACTTTAAAATGGAGGCCGCAGATTACAAAGCTTTGGATAATCCGGAGAGCTACATTTTGCAACCAGGCGGGTACATTTTTGTGGCTTTGTACCATGATGAACCTGTAGGTGTATGCGCCTTACTAAAAATGGACGATCCGACTTATGATTTTGAATTGGTAAAAATGGCGGTATCGCCCAAAGCACAAGGCAAAAACATTGGCTGGCTGCTAGGTCAAGCTGCATTAAGCAAAGCGCGAGTGTTGGGAGCTACAAAAATATATTTGGAAAGTAATACCATTTTAAAGCCAGCCATCAGCTTATATCATAAATTAGGCTTCCAAAAAGTAGTTGGTCATGCTACGCCTTACGAACGCTGTAACATTCAAATGGCCGTTAGCTTAACTTAA
- a CDS encoding DUF3891 family protein: MIVNYTEQGWEIITQRAHGLLAAQVAMHWSVAERPQRWTETLLAIAEHDDAQTELQSDDLLTPQGGPVNFSMKLFEPEHCQRLADFALSKSRYIALLTSMHMVFLYKKEGNTNPLVKPFLQEQQRLQKQWCKELKIGKPEAERVYHLLEWCDAFSLLLCQHEVQPEQRTIEVSQGPSQKHYQLQQTSTGNLTVQPWPFEEDTFELHIEKRLIKQLQFKSNEEFKQLFLEAEVQEKTWQLAKK; the protein is encoded by the coding sequence ATGATTGTTAACTATACTGAACAAGGCTGGGAAATTATAACGCAACGTGCTCATGGCTTGTTGGCTGCTCAGGTAGCTATGCACTGGTCGGTAGCCGAACGCCCCCAACGCTGGACGGAAACCCTGCTGGCTATAGCCGAGCACGATGATGCCCAGACTGAATTGCAATCCGATGATTTGCTGACGCCGCAAGGTGGACCGGTAAATTTCAGCATGAAGTTGTTTGAACCGGAGCATTGCCAACGGCTGGCCGATTTTGCTTTATCCAAAAGCCGGTATATTGCCCTGTTAACCTCTATGCACATGGTGTTTTTGTATAAAAAGGAAGGAAACACTAACCCTTTAGTAAAGCCTTTTTTGCAAGAACAACAACGTTTACAAAAACAATGGTGTAAGGAATTAAAGATTGGTAAACCCGAAGCCGAACGCGTTTATCATTTACTGGAATGGTGTGATGCATTTTCTTTGTTATTGTGTCAGCATGAAGTACAGCCTGAGCAGCGTACTATTGAGGTAAGCCAGGGGCCATCACAAAAGCATTATCAACTACAGCAAACTTCTACAGGTAACTTAACTGTACAACCATGGCCGTTTGAGGAGGATACTTTTGAGCTACATATAGAAAAAAGGCTGATTAAGCAGCTACAGTTTAAAAGCAATGAGGAATTTAAGCAGTTGTTTTTAGAAGCTGAGGTTCAGGAAAAAACGTGGCAATTAGCCAAGAAGTAG
- a CDS encoding putative quinol monooxygenase, whose translation MSIKLVGILHCNLDAEETFEQELKKLVETSLLEEGCLKYELYQYNNERCRYLIIEEWKDEESWQKHQEAVHYRYFVRISPVLLSKPAKIKKLTRLV comes from the coding sequence ATGAGTATCAAGTTGGTGGGCATATTACATTGTAATTTAGATGCAGAGGAAACATTTGAGCAGGAGTTAAAAAAGCTGGTAGAAACCTCTTTGCTGGAAGAAGGCTGCTTGAAATATGAACTTTACCAATATAACAATGAACGTTGCCGATATTTGATTATTGAAGAATGGAAAGATGAAGAAAGCTGGCAAAAGCACCAGGAAGCCGTACATTATCGGTATTTTGTCCGCATCTCGCCCGTATTACTTTCCAAACCGGCAAAAATTAAAAAGCTAACCCGCTTGGTTTAG
- a CDS encoding LytR/AlgR family response regulator transcription factor, producing MKRILIIDDEPLARMVVQEYLMPFSQIQVLQECGDGFEGIKAIMQHQPDLIFLDVQMPKINGFEMLELVEQPPQVIFTTAFDEYAIKAFETHAVDYLLKPFSRERFNKAIEKYLAQTAATSPQNQTENLLEAVAQSPAQHERIVVKTGTKVKIIPVQDVEYLAADDDYVNIHTPEGSFLKNKTMSFFEQTLDARQFVRVHRSFIISVPQITRIDPYEKDSHLATLKSGAKVPVSKAGYMKLKQVLGL from the coding sequence ATGAAACGCATACTAATTATTGATGACGAACCTTTAGCCCGAATGGTAGTACAAGAATACCTAATGCCTTTTAGCCAAATACAGGTTTTACAGGAATGCGGCGATGGGTTTGAAGGGATAAAAGCCATCATGCAACATCAGCCCGACCTAATTTTTCTAGATGTACAAATGCCCAAAATTAATGGATTTGAAATGCTGGAATTGGTAGAACAGCCTCCGCAGGTAATATTTACTACTGCTTTTGATGAATATGCTATTAAAGCTTTTGAAACCCATGCGGTAGATTATTTATTAAAGCCTTTTAGCCGCGAGCGCTTTAATAAAGCTATTGAAAAGTACCTGGCCCAAACTGCAGCAACATCACCGCAAAATCAAACTGAAAATTTATTGGAAGCCGTAGCACAATCACCGGCACAGCATGAACGGATTGTGGTAAAAACCGGCACCAAAGTAAAAATTATTCCGGTGCAGGATGTTGAGTACTTAGCTGCTGATGATGATTATGTAAACATCCATACGCCCGAAGGCTCGTTTCTGAAGAATAAAACGATGAGCTTTTTTGAACAAACACTGGATGCCAGGCAGTTTGTACGCGTGCATCGTTCCTTCATTATCAGTGTACCACAAATTACCCGTATTGATCCTTATGAGAAAGACTCGCATCTGGCCACGCTAAAATCTGGAGCTAAAGTGCCGGTAAGCAAAGCGGGCTATATGAAGTTAAAGCAAGTACTGGGCTTATAA
- a CDS encoding thiamine phosphate synthase — protein sequence MEIMDSSYQISGGIYLVLNPAMESKLLLAKLKSALSVGLQVVQIWNNWQPGTDKLALVKAIGELCNSHRVPVLINEEWQLVMQSPFLQGVHFDDVPADYAAIQQAINKPFLAGITCSSNLNKVLWADEHQLNYVSFCSMFPSPSAGSCDIVMPSIVKKARTLTTLPIFVSGGITPENLLALKKETPFNGVAVISGILSADDPAQQVKHYQNALSM from the coding sequence ATGGAAATAATGGATAGTAGTTATCAAATATCTGGTGGCATTTACCTGGTACTTAATCCTGCTATGGAAAGCAAGCTGCTATTAGCCAAGCTTAAATCTGCCTTAAGTGTTGGTTTGCAAGTGGTGCAAATCTGGAATAACTGGCAGCCCGGTACCGATAAATTGGCATTAGTTAAGGCTATCGGCGAGTTGTGCAATAGCCACCGAGTCCCGGTATTAATTAATGAGGAATGGCAACTGGTTATGCAATCTCCCTTTCTGCAAGGTGTACATTTTGACGATGTTCCGGCAGATTATGCAGCCATACAGCAAGCCATTAATAAGCCCTTTTTGGCGGGTATCACCTGTTCTTCCAACTTGAATAAAGTACTTTGGGCTGATGAACATCAGTTAAATTATGTGTCTTTTTGCTCCATGTTTCCTTCACCTTCTGCCGGGAGTTGCGACATCGTAATGCCATCCATCGTGAAAAAGGCACGTACACTAACTACCCTCCCCATTTTTGTTTCCGGAGGCATTACACCCGAAAACTTACTAGCACTTAAAAAAGAAACGCCGTTTAATGGCGTAGCCGTTATCTCCGGTATATTAAGCGCCGATGATCCTGCACAACAAGTTAAACATTATCAAAATGCTTTAAGCATGTAA
- a CDS encoding thymidine kinase, with product MLFSEDVFKRKSEHGGSIEVICGSMFSGKTEELIRRLRRAQIAKLAVEIFKPQTDTRYHETDIVSHNQISIPSTPVDNASAILLLGSHVQVVGIDEAQFFDDELPYVCNTLANKGVRVIVAGLDMDYLGKPFGPMPAIIAMAESVTKVHAVCVKCGNPALYSYRLVSDNSRVLLGEMDTYEPRCRACYQLP from the coding sequence ATGCTGTTTAGTGAAGATGTATTTAAGCGGAAAAGCGAACATGGTGGAAGTATCGAAGTTATTTGCGGATCTATGTTTTCGGGTAAAACCGAAGAATTAATTCGCAGGCTACGACGTGCCCAAATTGCCAAACTGGCTGTAGAAATTTTCAAACCGCAAACTGATACCCGTTACCACGAAACTGACATTGTATCGCACAATCAAATTAGTATCCCTTCTACACCAGTTGATAACGCATCGGCTATTTTGCTGCTAGGTAGCCATGTGCAGGTAGTAGGTATTGATGAAGCTCAGTTTTTTGATGATGAGTTACCTTATGTTTGCAATACCCTAGCCAACAAAGGTGTGCGAGTAATTGTAGCTGGCCTGGACATGGACTATTTGGGTAAACCCTTTGGCCCAATGCCGGCTATTATTGCCATGGCTGAATCAGTAACCAAGGTACATGCCGTGTGTGTAAAATGTGGCAACCCTGCTTTATATTCCTATCGGTTGGTATCTGATAACAGCCGTGTTTTACTGGGCGAAATGGATACTTACGAACCCCGTTGCCGAGCTTGTTACCAGTTGCCCTAA
- a CDS encoding sensor histidine kinase — MAASSNTVFSKLGLAFLIGGLAWAILQVYVIHSFGFIWYVAIIDSVSSTIPLAAACWLINNNLRYYQPGKGSYLNLLIGCITLAGLCTVAVRYSLPMFGIGDAYRTFVIQSLSLRFFTDFLAIGWMAMLSVLWYAQKDQKEQEKRKAEAERLARDAELYNLRQQLQPHFLFNSLNSINALIGFKPDEARKMIHQLSDFLRGTLKKDDQQQVSLQEELQHLNLYLDIEKVRFGHRLKTEVSCDDKCKQAMLPPLLLQPLVENAIKFGLYDTTGEVTVSIRAETEDNYLVVMVQNPYDPQTARPRQGTGFGLSGIQRRLYLLFGRNDLVETFINDDIFTILIKIPQA, encoded by the coding sequence ATGGCTGCATCATCAAACACTGTATTTTCCAAACTTGGCTTAGCCTTTTTAATTGGAGGGTTAGCTTGGGCTATACTACAGGTGTATGTTATACATAGTTTTGGGTTTATATGGTATGTGGCTATTATTGATAGTGTTTCTAGCACCATCCCCTTAGCTGCAGCCTGCTGGCTTATCAACAACAATTTACGGTATTATCAGCCGGGCAAAGGCAGTTATTTAAACCTGCTGATTGGGTGTATTACCCTAGCTGGTTTATGTACTGTTGCTGTACGCTACAGCTTACCTATGTTTGGCATAGGCGATGCTTACCGAACGTTTGTGATACAATCACTCTCTCTCCGCTTTTTCACCGACTTTTTGGCTATAGGCTGGATGGCCATGCTGAGTGTACTATGGTATGCGCAAAAAGACCAAAAAGAGCAGGAAAAACGTAAAGCGGAAGCGGAACGTTTAGCCCGCGACGCAGAACTATATAATCTGCGCCAGCAACTGCAACCCCACTTTTTATTTAACAGCCTAAACTCCATTAATGCGCTAATTGGTTTTAAGCCCGACGAAGCCCGTAAGATGATCCATCAGCTTTCTGACTTTTTGCGGGGCACGTTGAAAAAAGACGATCAGCAACAAGTGAGCTTACAGGAAGAATTGCAACACTTGAACTTATATTTGGATATTGAAAAGGTACGTTTTGGCCACCGACTTAAAACTGAAGTTAGCTGTGATGATAAATGCAAGCAAGCTATGCTGCCGCCGCTTTTATTACAGCCCTTAGTGGAGAACGCTATCAAATTTGGCTTGTATGATACCACTGGAGAAGTAACAGTCAGCATACGCGCGGAAACAGAAGATAACTATTTGGTTGTAATGGTGCAAAACCCTTACGATCCGCAAACGGCTCGCCCTCGGCAGGGTACTGGTTTTGGTTTAAGCGGCATACAGCGCCGCCTGTATTTACTTTTTGGACGTAATGATTTAGTGGAAACTTTCATAAATGATGATATATTTACCATCCTGATTAAGATTCCACAGGCATGA
- a CDS encoding winged helix-turn-helix domain-containing protein, translating into MELKLNGRIWVETEGGPTLGPGRIELLERIQQSGSIRQAAMQMGMSYRQAWQLIDHMNTHLKAPVVISHRGGKGGGWAEVTPAGLEVIQEFKLLYQKFHEFLAQTGLGLHF; encoded by the coding sequence ATGGAATTAAAACTGAACGGCAGAATTTGGGTGGAAACAGAGGGTGGCCCTACTTTGGGCCCTGGCCGTATTGAATTATTAGAACGCATACAACAAAGCGGTTCTATACGGCAAGCAGCTATGCAGATGGGCATGTCATACCGGCAGGCTTGGCAACTTATTGACCACATGAATACCCACCTAAAAGCACCAGTTGTGATTTCGCACCGAGGTGGTAAGGGCGGCGGTTGGGCAGAGGTAACCCCAGCCGGTTTAGAAGTTATTCAGGAGTTTAAATTATTGTATCAAAAGTTTCATGAGTTTTTAGCACAAACCGGTTTAGGGCTTCATTTTTAA
- a CDS encoding class I SAM-dependent methyltransferase encodes MLPERNNFGLITENLANWQGRKEWFFNREHTDTYEQWYEGRYKRAEVWQKKVMAQLLGKDPRVKELLEFGCGTTRFTRWWHEIGIEATGGDLSPFMLGQAVHLFKGDLVNADSHFMPFKDHTFDAVAFITTFEYYRNPVQVIREAARVGKHGIAFGMMNRNSPKVLRRRVQQVFGKNPFYVTATFYTPAMLIEKIDEALKGRQYSLEWTCTGLPEWFPVQQWSVPVGDFFGLYVKLLD; translated from the coding sequence ATGCTACCTGAAAGAAACAACTTCGGCCTGATTACCGAAAACCTGGCCAACTGGCAAGGCCGCAAAGAATGGTTTTTTAACCGCGAACACACCGATACTTACGAACAATGGTACGAAGGACGCTATAAACGCGCTGAAGTATGGCAAAAAAAGGTAATGGCTCAACTGTTGGGTAAAGACCCGCGAGTTAAAGAACTGCTGGAGTTTGGCTGTGGTACTACTCGCTTTACACGGTGGTGGCATGAAATAGGTATCGAAGCTACAGGCGGCGACCTATCGCCTTTTATGCTGGGCCAGGCTGTTCACTTGTTTAAAGGCGATTTGGTGAATGCCGATTCGCACTTTATGCCTTTTAAAGATCATACGTTTGATGCTGTAGCCTTTATTACCACGTTTGAGTATTACCGTAACCCCGTACAGGTAATACGTGAGGCTGCCCGCGTGGGTAAACATGGTATTGCCTTTGGCATGATGAACCGAAATTCGCCTAAGGTGCTACGCAGGCGTGTTCAGCAGGTGTTTGGTAAAAACCCTTTCTATGTAACAGCTACTTTTTATACCCCGGCTATGCTGATTGAAAAGATTGACGAAGCGCTGAAAGGGCGGCAGTATAGCTTGGAGTGGACTTGCACCGGCTTGCCGGAGTGGTTTCCGGTGCAGCAATGGAGCGTACCCGTGGGCGATTTTTTTGGTTTATATGTTAAACTGCTCGACTAA
- a CDS encoding AIR synthase-related protein — MSLSGKINNGGFEQIILPRCGYERQLVKSGPAFGVDVSVIDLGSGMGLALTSDPLSLIPSLGLQESAWLSVHLMANDMATTGFAPMYAQMVLNLPPTLSEQDFEVYWNYIHQYCVGIGVAITGGHTGSIEGQNSTIAGGGTMLLTAPIQQILLSKKAEAGNVIIVTKTCALSSSAILAMSFHETVKNKLGAEVYNSGCELFYQTSSLPDARVAAGTEIRYAEVIAMHDVTEGGVLGAIYEMAIASELGVRVDNERLPMSAISQQICNLFEIDARFCVGAGAMVMAVKKEYGEIVVQRLQSNSIQATIVGEFTEKEQSHKLVEEGVENDMPYLSTDPYWAAFFTAYKNGWK, encoded by the coding sequence ATGTCATTATCCGGAAAAATAAACAATGGTGGTTTTGAGCAAATTATTCTGCCACGCTGCGGGTATGAACGCCAGTTGGTAAAAAGTGGACCAGCCTTTGGGGTAGATGTATCAGTAATTGATTTAGGTAGTGGCATGGGGCTGGCCCTCACCAGCGATCCACTGTCATTAATCCCGTCTTTAGGTTTGCAGGAATCAGCCTGGCTATCTGTACACCTGATGGCTAATGATATGGCCACTACGGGTTTTGCGCCTATGTACGCGCAAATGGTACTGAACCTGCCACCTACCTTAAGTGAGCAGGATTTCGAGGTTTATTGGAATTACATTCACCAGTATTGCGTAGGGATTGGTGTGGCTATTACAGGCGGGCATACGGGCAGTATTGAAGGGCAAAACTCTACCATTGCCGGTGGCGGAACCATGTTGCTTACTGCGCCCATTCAACAAATATTATTAAGTAAAAAGGCAGAAGCCGGTAACGTAATTATTGTAACCAAAACCTGCGCATTATCATCGTCAGCCATACTAGCTATGAGTTTTCATGAAACCGTAAAAAATAAGCTGGGTGCCGAAGTTTATAATAGTGGTTGTGAGCTGTTTTATCAAACCTCATCTCTACCCGATGCACGAGTTGCTGCAGGAACAGAAATTCGCTATGCTGAAGTAATAGCCATGCATGATGTAACCGAAGGTGGCGTATTAGGTGCTATTTACGAAATGGCTATAGCTTCAGAACTAGGTGTTCGGGTTGATAATGAGCGTTTACCCATGAGTGCTATATCACAACAAATCTGTAATTTATTTGAAATTGATGCTCGGTTCTGCGTGGGGGCAGGTGCTATGGTGATGGCAGTGAAGAAAGAATACGGCGAAATAGTTGTGCAGCGCTTACAGAGCAATAGTATTCAGGCTACCATAGTAGGCGAGTTTACCGAAAAAGAACAAAGTCATAAATTGGTAGAAGAAGGAGTAGAAAACGATATGCCTTACCTGAGTACAGACCCTTACTGGGCGGCATTTTTTACTGCTTACAAAAATGGATGGAAATAA
- a CDS encoding response regulator, with protein MAKKVLLVEDDKDIRDTIVYALQHEKIEVVASDNARILKSLDEIKPDLILLDNWLTDWKSDANGQQLSKELKTNPATSHIPVVIVSAVSNIKEVAEAGMADAYLKKPFELSELFAVVKKFMA; from the coding sequence ATGGCTAAGAAAGTTTTACTGGTTGAGGACGATAAAGATATTAGAGATACCATTGTTTATGCTTTACAGCATGAAAAAATTGAGGTTGTAGCCTCAGATAATGCCAGAATTTTAAAGAGTTTGGATGAAATTAAGCCTGATTTAATTTTGTTGGATAACTGGCTTACCGATTGGAAAAGTGATGCTAATGGCCAGCAATTGAGTAAAGAACTTAAAACTAATCCTGCAACCAGTCACATTCCGGTAGTTATTGTATCGGCTGTAAGTAACATTAAAGAAGTTGCAGAAGCTGGCATGGCTGACGCCTACTTAAAAAAACCCTTTGAGCTTAGTGAGCTTTTTGCTGTTGTCAAGAAGTTCATGGCTTAG